One Natator depressus isolate rNatDep1 chromosome 6, rNatDep2.hap1, whole genome shotgun sequence DNA window includes the following coding sequences:
- the LOC141990196 gene encoding uncharacterized protein LOC141990196, with translation MRDRGYIGDATQCRVKLKELRQAYQKTKKSNGCSGTEPQTCRSYTELHAILGGAATTTPLLSVGSKDGILSATAEDFADGEDDEEEDELGESTQHTVLPDSQDLFITLTEIPSQTNEAREGTSAAANVSSLPPLSQRLSQIGQRKKRTHDEMFSELMQLSGTDRAVWRDTIAEYRMVADECEERWLQEDQRRHKETLGILRDQTDMLQRLVEIHEWQ, from the exons atgagggacagaggctacatcggggacgcaacacagtgccgcgtgaaacttaaggagctcagacaggcgtaccagaaaaccaaaaaatcaaacggatgctccgggacagagccccagacatgccgctccTACACTGAGctacatgcaattctagggggggccgccaccactaccccactccTGTCCGTGGGCTCCAAGGATGGGATACTCTCCGCCACGGCTGAGGATTTTGCCGAtggggaagatgatgaggaggaggacgagcttggggagagcacacagcacactgttctccccgacagccaggatctttttatcaccctgactgaaataccctcccaaaccaacgaagccagagaagggacctctg cagctgcaaatgtttcaagcctccctcctctgtcccagaggctatctcagatagggcagcgaaaaaaacgcacacatgatgaaatgttctctgagctcatgcagttgtccggcactgacagagctgtgtggagggacacaatagcagaataCAGGATGGTGGCCgatgaatgtgaggagaggtggctgcaggaagatcagaggaggcataaGGAAACGCTGGggatactgcgggatcaaacggacatgctccagcGTCTGGTGGAGATTCATGAATGGCAGTAg